In Streptomyces durocortorensis, a genomic segment contains:
- a CDS encoding ATP-binding protein, producing MATVELRFSAQPEHVRTARLVAAAVARRAGVDEAVLDEVRLAVGEACSRAVGLHRSHGITEPVSVALTEDEKAFSIEVGDSVPGPGSDSATSKARNGAGGSGAGLDEPDPETDGEGEDEMGLAVISGLVDDVEVRSGAAGGVIRMSWPTADAVARP from the coding sequence ATGGCCACCGTTGAACTCCGCTTCAGCGCCCAGCCTGAACATGTCAGGACGGCCCGCCTGGTGGCGGCCGCCGTGGCGCGCCGGGCCGGCGTCGACGAGGCGGTGCTCGACGAGGTCAGGCTCGCCGTCGGCGAGGCGTGCAGCCGTGCCGTGGGGCTGCACCGTAGCCACGGCATCACCGAGCCGGTCAGCGTCGCGCTGACCGAGGACGAGAAGGCGTTCTCCATCGAGGTCGGGGACAGCGTTCCCGGCCCCGGCAGCGATTCCGCAACGTCCAAAGCGCGCAACGGCGCCGGTGGGTCCGGGGCGGGGCTGGACGAGCCCGATCCCGAGACCGACGGTGAGGGCGAGGACGAGATGGGCCTCGCGGTCATCAGCGGCCTCGTCGACGATGTGGAGGTCCGCTCCGGTGCGGCCGGCGGGGTGATCCGCATGAGCTGGCCGACGGCCGATGCGGTGGCGCGTCCCTGA
- a CDS encoding helix-turn-helix domain-containing protein, with product MTTRSEAGDATCPYLRTGRDPRSAAWRLESLTGREKEVLLLLGMGLGNRQLAQELGIAERTVKAHIASIVGKIGQETRTQAAIVSALAHDVLCSDPSCTRHPAKVSGRHRGHAAA from the coding sequence ATGACCACACGGTCCGAGGCGGGAGACGCGACCTGTCCATACCTGCGCACGGGGCGCGATCCCAGGAGCGCTGCATGGCGGTTGGAGAGCCTTACCGGCCGGGAGAAGGAAGTCCTTCTGCTGCTCGGTATGGGCCTGGGCAACAGACAGTTGGCTCAGGAGCTGGGTATCGCGGAGCGAACGGTGAAGGCGCACATAGCGAGCATCGTGGGCAAGATCGGGCAGGAGACGCGGACGCAGGCCGCAATCGTGTCGGCTCTGGCGCATGACGTGCTGTGTTCCGATCCGTCGTGCACGCGGCACCCGGCGAAGGTTTCCGGCCGCCATCGGGGGCATGCCGCCGCGTGA
- a CDS encoding DEAD/DEAH box helicase translates to MAFNHLPAAMHDALGPLSVTPVTHSVPMAKNHRPGRPPESGDSRPSPAMILDRLATGAGRAARITHTEHLPPRSGTHAIWPDRIRPEVISAIEKAGIDHPWAHQATAAEHALDGESVVIATGTASGKSLAYLAPVLSTLLDGSEAPNGRGATALYLAPTKALAADQRRSVKALAAPLGNAVRPAVYDGDTPVEEREWVRQYANYVLTNPDMLHRGILPSHPRWSSFLRALRYVVIDECHTYRGVFGSHVAQVLRRLRRLCARYGADPVFLLASATAADPAVAAGRLTGLPVREVSDDASPRGELVFALWEPPLTDLHGEKGAPVRRTATAETADLLTDLTVQGVRSVAFVRSRRGAELISVIAKERLAEVDRSLPKRIAAYRGGYLPEERRALERALHSGELLGLAATTALELGIDVSGLDAVVISGYPGTRASLWQQAGRAGRSGQGALAVLVARDDPLDTYLVHHPEALFQQPVESTVLDPDNPYVLAPHLCAAAAELPLTEPDIALFGPAVPELLPQLEAAKLLRRRASGWHWTRRKRAVDLADIRGGGGRPVQIVEEGTGRLLGTVDAAAAHTAVHEGAVHLHQGRTHLVRKLDLEDSVALVEQADPPYSTVARDTTAISVLETDTEVPWGQGRLCYGSVEVTNQVVSFLRRKLITGEVLGETKLDLPPRTLRTRAVWWTVTEDQLDAARINPEILGGALHAAEHASIGLLPLFATCDRWDIGGVSVPLHPDTLLPTVFVYDGHPGGAGFAERAFHTARTWLTATREAIASCECEAGCPSCIQSPKCGNGNDPLHKRGAVRLLTELLRAAPPEPSAGRTDGQA, encoded by the coding sequence ATGGCATTCAATCACTTACCAGCAGCCATGCACGACGCCTTGGGACCATTGTCCGTCACGCCAGTGACACACTCGGTGCCGATGGCCAAGAATCACCGTCCCGGACGACCACCCGAGAGTGGGGACTCGCGCCCCTCTCCCGCCATGATCCTCGACCGGCTCGCCACAGGGGCGGGCCGGGCCGCGCGCATCACTCATACGGAGCACCTGCCCCCACGATCGGGAACCCATGCCATCTGGCCGGATCGCATCCGGCCAGAAGTGATCTCGGCGATCGAAAAAGCCGGAATCGACCATCCGTGGGCGCATCAGGCGACCGCCGCCGAGCACGCGCTGGACGGCGAGTCCGTCGTGATCGCCACCGGCACGGCCTCCGGGAAGTCCCTCGCGTACCTCGCACCGGTCCTCAGTACCCTCCTGGACGGCTCCGAGGCCCCGAACGGCCGCGGCGCCACCGCCCTGTACCTCGCCCCCACCAAGGCCCTGGCAGCGGATCAGCGGCGCTCGGTGAAGGCCCTGGCGGCTCCGCTCGGCAATGCCGTCCGGCCCGCGGTCTACGACGGCGACACCCCGGTCGAGGAACGCGAGTGGGTGCGCCAGTACGCGAACTACGTCCTGACCAACCCCGACATGCTGCACCGCGGAATACTGCCCTCCCACCCCCGCTGGTCCTCTTTCCTGCGCGCCCTGCGGTACGTCGTGATCGACGAGTGCCACACCTACCGGGGCGTCTTCGGCTCGCACGTCGCCCAGGTCCTGCGCCGTCTGCGCCGCCTGTGTGCCCGCTACGGGGCAGATCCGGTCTTCCTCCTCGCCTCGGCCACCGCGGCGGACCCCGCGGTGGCCGCAGGGCGCCTCACGGGCCTGCCGGTCCGTGAGGTGTCCGACGACGCCTCCCCGCGCGGCGAGCTGGTCTTCGCCCTCTGGGAGCCCCCGCTGACCGACCTGCACGGCGAGAAGGGCGCCCCCGTACGCCGTACGGCGACGGCCGAGACCGCCGACCTGCTCACCGACCTGACCGTCCAGGGCGTCCGCTCGGTCGCCTTCGTACGCTCCCGGCGCGGCGCCGAACTGATCTCGGTGATCGCCAAGGAGCGCCTCGCGGAGGTGGACCGCTCGCTGCCGAAACGGATCGCCGCCTACCGGGGCGGTTACCTCCCCGAGGAGCGGCGCGCCCTGGAGAGGGCGCTGCACTCCGGCGAGCTGCTCGGACTGGCCGCCACCACCGCCCTGGAGCTCGGCATCGACGTCTCCGGCCTCGACGCGGTCGTCATCTCCGGCTACCCGGGCACCCGGGCCTCCCTCTGGCAGCAGGCGGGCCGCGCCGGCCGCTCGGGCCAGGGCGCCCTCGCCGTCCTGGTGGCCCGGGACGATCCGCTGGACACCTACCTGGTGCACCACCCCGAGGCGCTGTTCCAACAGCCCGTGGAGTCGACCGTGCTGGACCCGGACAACCCCTACGTCCTCGCCCCCCATCTGTGTGCGGCGGCCGCCGAACTGCCTCTCACCGAACCCGACATCGCGCTCTTCGGTCCCGCCGTGCCCGAACTGCTCCCGCAGCTGGAGGCGGCGAAGCTGCTGCGCAGGCGGGCATCGGGCTGGCACTGGACCCGCCGCAAACGAGCCGTCGACCTCGCCGACATCCGGGGCGGGGGCGGCCGCCCCGTGCAGATCGTCGAGGAGGGCACCGGACGCCTGCTGGGCACCGTCGACGCGGCCGCCGCCCACACCGCCGTCCACGAGGGCGCCGTCCATCTCCACCAGGGCCGCACCCACCTGGTCCGGAAACTGGACCTGGAGGACTCCGTCGCCCTGGTGGAGCAGGCCGACCCGCCGTACTCCACCGTCGCCCGCGACACCACGGCCATCAGCGTCCTGGAGACCGACACCGAAGTCCCCTGGGGTCAGGGGCGGCTCTGTTACGGCTCCGTCGAGGTCACCAACCAGGTCGTCTCCTTCCTCCGTCGCAAACTCATCACCGGCGAGGTCCTGGGCGAGACCAAGCTCGACCTGCCGCCCCGGACCCTGCGCACCCGAGCCGTCTGGTGGACCGTCACCGAGGACCAGCTCGACGCCGCCCGGATCAACCCGGAGATCCTCGGCGGCGCCCTCCACGCCGCCGAACACGCCTCGATCGGCCTTCTGCCCCTCTTCGCCACCTGCGACCGGTGGGACATCGGCGGCGTATCGGTACCGCTCCACCCGGACACCCTGCTGCCGACGGTCTTCGTGTACGACGGCCACCCGGGCGGCGCCGGGTTCGCCGAGCGCGCCTTCCACACCGCCCGTACATGGCTGACGGCGACCCGTGAAGCCATCGCCTCCTGCGAGTGCGAGGCGGGCTGCCCCTCCTGCATCCAGTCCCCCAAGTGCGGCAACGGCAACGACCCCCTGCACAAACGCGGCGCCGTACGCCTCCTCACCGAACTCCTCCGAGCAGCACCACCGGAGCCGTCGGCCGGACGGACTGACGGGCAGGCCTGA
- a CDS encoding RICIN domain-containing protein: MYKATGSLVLAAVAAGSLPLLSTPAQAAPQAKNPYAHTRLERVWASGNCLSMGGSKKNNARLVLAKCAKAYKTQRWTMKRVSKNKSVFTIKNDKSGKCLVVGAKSRLVQSTCNSAKKSHQWALSGSKIYSKSKGKVIASKSTKAGSHPYLEKSSGSNKARGRQEWGLS, encoded by the coding sequence ATGTACAAAGCAACCGGTTCGCTCGTACTGGCCGCAGTCGCCGCAGGGTCGTTGCCGCTGCTTTCGACACCCGCCCAGGCGGCTCCGCAGGCGAAGAACCCGTACGCGCACACCCGGCTGGAGCGAGTGTGGGCGTCGGGCAACTGCCTGTCGATGGGCGGCAGCAAGAAGAACAACGCGCGACTGGTCCTGGCCAAGTGCGCCAAGGCCTACAAGACGCAGAGGTGGACAATGAAGCGAGTTTCCAAGAACAAGTCGGTGTTCACCATCAAGAACGACAAGTCCGGGAAGTGCCTGGTCGTCGGCGCCAAGAGCCGTCTGGTGCAGAGCACCTGCAACTCGGCGAAGAAGAGCCACCAGTGGGCGCTCAGCGGCTCGAAGATCTACAGCAAGTCGAAGGGCAAGGTCATCGCCTCGAAGTCCACGAAGGCGGGATCACACCCGTATCTGGAGAAGAGCAGCGGATCGAACAAGGCCCGCGGGCGCCAGGAATGGGGCCTGTCCTGA
- a CDS encoding STAS domain-containing protein: protein MDLSLSTRNVSGPGGDRTVVEVGGEIDVYTAPKLREQLVELVNDGSYHLVVDMEGVDFLDSTGLGVLVGGLKRVRAHEGSLRLVCNQERILKIFRITGLTKVFPIHTTVDEAVAATD from the coding sequence GTGGACCTGTCCCTGTCGACTCGCAATGTGTCCGGCCCTGGTGGCGACCGTACGGTCGTCGAGGTCGGTGGCGAGATTGATGTGTATACCGCGCCCAAGCTGCGCGAGCAGTTGGTCGAGTTGGTGAATGACGGCAGCTACCACCTGGTTGTCGACATGGAAGGTGTCGACTTCCTCGACTCCACCGGCCTCGGCGTGCTCGTGGGTGGCTTGAAGCGTGTCCGGGCCCATGAGGGCTCGTTGCGCCTGGTCTGCAACCAGGAGCGCATTCTCAAGATCTTCCGGATCACAGGTCTGACCAAGGTGTTCCCGATTCACACCACGGTCGACGAGGCTGTCGCCGCCACCGACTGA
- a CDS encoding type II secretion system F family protein: MAAAAFGAAALSGLVWAVGRRERAVRGRGALLLGTAPGARAGWWGRVTASIRTSGGDGPAGGAGGVGVGGGAGRWAAPAGVWLTGWILVGGARGWAVGLAAAYGMWRWQRNRTRQRSGRAHQEQAVIAGQLPLAADLLAACIAVGAGPREAAEAVGESIGGPIGDRLARTAAEIRLGGEPAEAWSRLGEIPGAGSLARCLHRAGSTGAPAAEPVAALARAMRAERADAAVARAQRAGVLITAPVGLCFLPAFLAVGVAPVIIGLAGGLLGAG; the protein is encoded by the coding sequence ATGGCGGCGGCAGCGTTCGGTGCGGCAGCGCTATCGGGGCTTGTGTGGGCCGTCGGGCGCCGGGAGCGAGCTGTTCGCGGGCGGGGCGCGTTGCTGCTGGGGACGGCCCCGGGCGCACGAGCCGGGTGGTGGGGCCGGGTGACCGCATCGATCAGGACGAGCGGCGGGGACGGTCCCGCTGGGGGTGCTGGGGGCGTCGGGGTCGGCGGCGGTGCAGGGCGGTGGGCGGCGCCTGCCGGGGTCTGGCTGACCGGATGGATTCTGGTGGGTGGTGCGAGGGGATGGGCTGTCGGTTTGGCTGCGGCGTACGGGATGTGGCGTTGGCAGCGGAACCGGACCCGGCAACGTTCGGGCCGGGCTCACCAGGAGCAAGCCGTGATCGCCGGGCAGCTTCCGCTCGCCGCGGATCTGCTGGCGGCCTGTATCGCTGTCGGGGCAGGCCCCCGGGAGGCGGCGGAGGCGGTTGGCGAATCCATCGGCGGCCCGATCGGCGACCGGCTCGCCCGTACCGCCGCCGAGATCCGCCTCGGCGGCGAACCGGCCGAGGCGTGGAGCCGCCTCGGGGAGATACCGGGTGCGGGTTCGCTGGCCCGCTGTCTGCACCGGGCCGGATCGACAGGTGCACCGGCCGCTGAGCCGGTTGCCGCACTCGCCAGGGCGATGCGGGCCGAGCGGGCCGATGCGGCCGTGGCCCGGGCGCAACGGGCCGGGGTGCTGATCACCGCACCGGTCGGGCTCTGCTTCCTCCCGGCCTTCCTGGCGGTCGGGGTGGCGCCGGTGATCATCGGGCTGGCAGGTGGACTGCTCGGGGCCGGTTAG
- a CDS encoding DUF3515 family protein, protein MPSKRTTLPLAAAVVAVAAALAFVVTKEPHYDIRPGAEAGNPQCERITESAPGKLAGHAHHDTELPGVAVWGDSDIVLRCGVPELGPTTDPCFAADGVDWVIDSARSTDTSKVITTYGRTPATEVTVTQSLKAPDEVLVELSALISPIEQTAQCVQPD, encoded by the coding sequence ATGCCCAGCAAACGCACAACCCTCCCTCTGGCGGCTGCAGTCGTGGCCGTCGCCGCCGCGCTGGCGTTCGTCGTGACCAAGGAGCCCCACTACGACATCCGGCCGGGCGCCGAGGCCGGCAACCCCCAGTGCGAGCGCATCACGGAAAGCGCTCCAGGCAAGCTGGCAGGGCACGCACACCACGACACCGAGTTGCCCGGAGTCGCCGTCTGGGGAGACAGCGACATCGTTCTTCGCTGCGGCGTACCCGAACTCGGCCCCACCACAGACCCCTGCTTCGCAGCCGACGGCGTCGACTGGGTCATCGACAGCGCGAGGTCAACCGACACCAGCAAGGTGATCACCACCTACGGCCGCACCCCGGCCACCGAGGTCACCGTCACCCAGTCCCTCAAGGCGCCCGACGAGGTGCTCGTCGAGCTCTCGGCCCTGATCTCGCCGATCGAGCAGACCGCGCAGTGCGTTCAGCCGGACTGA
- a CDS encoding type II secretion system F family protein, with the protein MTGGTSVQATHIAALCAGSAVWLTMMRDPGARRARVLFVGVRPEPRRSWSRWPGLPKAWDRLRELTGRRREWWCVPIAVLLAVLGGSVLPLAAGAVAVPLVRRWLRGRAGRRERERRADVVASLCGAVVGELRAGQEPGQALLAALRDCEAAGRDGVADGGASVSARPGAWLGDAEAAVLAAARFGGDVPRALRQAAEGAGLEGLSGMAACWRVAVDGGAGLAAGLDRLETALREDRRRREALRAQLAGAWSTVVVLALLPVAGLGLGAALGAEPLRVLLHSPGGLVCLAVGGFLEAAGLFWACRIVRGGEAT; encoded by the coding sequence GTGACAGGGGGAACGTCGGTCCAGGCGACCCACATCGCGGCCCTCTGCGCCGGTTCTGCGGTGTGGCTCACCATGATGCGGGACCCGGGGGCCCGGCGGGCGCGGGTGCTGTTCGTGGGCGTTCGGCCCGAGCCGCGTCGGTCGTGGAGCCGGTGGCCGGGGCTGCCCAAGGCTTGGGATCGGCTGCGGGAGTTGACCGGGCGGCGTCGGGAGTGGTGGTGCGTTCCGATCGCGGTGCTGCTCGCTGTGCTGGGCGGCTCGGTGCTGCCCTTGGCCGCTGGAGCCGTGGCGGTTCCGTTGGTACGGCGGTGGTTGCGCGGTCGGGCCGGACGGAGGGAGAGGGAGCGGAGGGCGGACGTGGTGGCGTCGTTGTGCGGAGCCGTGGTCGGGGAGCTTCGGGCTGGTCAGGAGCCGGGGCAGGCGTTGCTGGCCGCGTTGCGCGACTGCGAGGCGGCGGGCCGCGACGGGGTGGCGGACGGAGGTGCGTCGGTGAGTGCCCGCCCCGGTGCGTGGCTGGGGGATGCGGAGGCCGCGGTGCTGGCGGCGGCGCGGTTCGGGGGTGATGTGCCGAGGGCGCTGCGGCAGGCGGCGGAAGGGGCGGGGCTTGAAGGGCTGTCCGGGATGGCTGCGTGCTGGCGGGTGGCCGTCGACGGCGGGGCGGGGCTGGCGGCCGGGCTAGACCGTTTGGAGACGGCGTTGCGGGAGGACCGGCGTCGTCGGGAAGCCCTGCGGGCCCAGCTGGCGGGAGCCTGGTCGACCGTCGTGGTCCTGGCGCTGCTCCCGGTCGCGGGCCTGGGGCTGGGAGCAGCGCTCGGAGCCGAGCCCCTGCGCGTGCTGCTGCACTCCCCGGGCGGACTGGTCTGTCTGGCAGTGGGCGGCTTCCTGGAGGCGGCCGGACTGTTCTGGGCCTGCCGGATCGTACGCGGAGGGGAGGCGACGTGA
- a CDS encoding TlpA family protein disulfide reductase → MPELSGERVGGDGQVSLKGLRGKVVVVNAWASWCGPCRAEAPELSRVQEELQGKGLRVVGVNADVSVEAARSFERDAGLVYPSLHDPQGRQLLRLPKGVVNTTGYPFTIIVDPEGRIAAARIGAIGEAELKRLVRPLLPS, encoded by the coding sequence ATGCCCGAGCTTTCCGGGGAGCGTGTGGGTGGCGACGGGCAGGTCAGCCTGAAGGGACTGCGGGGCAAGGTCGTCGTAGTCAACGCGTGGGCGTCGTGGTGCGGCCCGTGTCGTGCGGAAGCTCCGGAACTCTCCCGGGTGCAGGAGGAGTTGCAGGGCAAGGGGCTGCGGGTGGTGGGGGTCAACGCGGATGTTTCGGTCGAGGCGGCGCGCTCCTTCGAGAGGGACGCGGGGCTCGTCTATCCGAGCCTGCACGACCCGCAGGGGCGGCAGCTTCTCCGGCTGCCGAAGGGCGTCGTCAACACCACCGGCTATCCGTTCACGATCATCGTCGACCCGGAGGGGCGGATCGCGGCGGCACGGATCGGGGCGATCGGTGAAGCGGAGCTGAAGCGGCTCGTCAGGCCGCTGCTCCCGTCCTGA
- a CDS encoding DUF4244 domain-containing protein codes for METKFWDRAAGALCRTRPSMWLSDRQTKMMWLSDRQTKWTAQWSGRLGRSDRGMTTSEYAVGTIAACAFAAVLYKVVNSGPVLSAMQSLVEDALDAKF; via the coding sequence ATGGAAACGAAGTTCTGGGACCGGGCCGCCGGCGCACTGTGCCGAACGCGGCCGTCGATGTGGCTGTCGGACCGGCAGACCAAGATGATGTGGCTGTCGGACCGGCAGACCAAGTGGACCGCACAGTGGTCGGGGAGGCTCGGCCGGTCGGATCGCGGGATGACCACATCCGAATACGCGGTGGGGACCATCGCGGCATGCGCCTTCGCCGCGGTGCTCTACAAAGTGGTCAACAGCGGGCCGGTGCTGTCGGCCATGCAGTCCCTGGTCGAGGACGCGCTCGATGCGAAGTTCTGA
- a CDS encoding sodium-translocating pyrophosphatase gives MAEFLTTPMAALTQESAFSDRPVSLAAAVLTGDNRLIIIVVAAVAVAALVVAQLLVRQVLAAGEGTERMKEIAAAVQEGANAYLARQLRTVGVFSVVVFFLLFLLPADNWSQRAGRSLFFLVGALFSAATGYIGMRLAVRSNVRVAAAAREATPAEGEPEKDLTAVSHKAMKIAFRTGGVVGMITVGLGLLGASCVVLVYAADAPKVLEGFGLGAALIAMFMRVGGGIFTKAADVGADLVGKVEQGIPEDDPRNAATIADNVGDNVGDCAGMAADLFESYAVTLVAALILGTAAFGDSGLAFPLMVPAIGVVTAMIGIFAVAPRRTDRSGMTAINRGFFISAVISLALVAVAAFAYLPSSYAELDGVTDEAITGHGGDPRIFALVAVAIGIVLAALIQQLTGYFTETNRRPVQDIGKSSLTGPATVVLAGISIGLESAVYTALLISLGVYGAFLLGGTSIMLALFAVALAGTGLLTTVGVIVAMDTFGPVSDNAQGIAEMSGDVTGAGAQVLTDLDAVGNTTKAITKGIAIATAVLAAAALFGSYRDAIATAVAEVGAGAGELGLSLDISQPNNLVGLVLGAAVVFLFSGLAINAVSRSAGSVVYEVRRQFREHPGIMDYSEKPEYGRVVDICTRDALRELATPGLLAVLAPIAVGFSLGVGALGSYLAGAIGTGTLMAVFLANSGGAWDNAKKLVEDGHHGGKGSEAHAATVIGDTVGDPFKDTAGPAINPLLKVMNLVALLIAPAIVQFSYGVDASPWVRALVAVVAIVIIVGAVYVSKRRGIAVGDGEAPGDGGPSVPAPDPAAAP, from the coding sequence ATGGCGGAGTTCCTCACCACCCCAATGGCAGCACTGACGCAAGAATCCGCATTTTCCGACCGACCCGTCTCCCTCGCGGCGGCGGTACTCACCGGCGACAACCGGCTGATCATCATCGTGGTGGCGGCCGTCGCCGTCGCCGCGCTGGTCGTCGCCCAACTGCTCGTACGCCAGGTCCTGGCCGCCGGTGAGGGCACCGAACGCATGAAGGAGATCGCCGCGGCGGTCCAGGAGGGCGCCAACGCCTATCTGGCCCGGCAGCTGCGCACGGTCGGCGTTTTCTCCGTCGTCGTGTTCTTCCTGTTGTTCCTGCTGCCGGCCGACAACTGGTCGCAGCGCGCGGGGCGTTCGCTGTTCTTCCTGGTGGGCGCGCTTTTCTCGGCGGCGACCGGATACATCGGCATGCGGCTCGCCGTACGGAGCAATGTGCGAGTGGCCGCGGCCGCGCGGGAAGCGACTCCCGCGGAAGGCGAACCGGAAAAGGATCTCACCGCCGTCTCGCACAAAGCGATGAAGATCGCTTTCCGTACCGGTGGCGTGGTCGGAATGATCACGGTGGGGCTCGGCCTGCTCGGGGCCTCCTGCGTGGTGCTCGTCTACGCTGCCGACGCGCCCAAGGTGCTGGAGGGCTTCGGCCTCGGCGCGGCGCTGATCGCCATGTTCATGAGGGTCGGTGGCGGGATCTTCACGAAGGCCGCCGACGTGGGCGCCGACCTCGTCGGCAAGGTCGAGCAGGGCATCCCGGAGGACGACCCGCGCAACGCCGCGACCATCGCCGACAACGTGGGCGACAACGTCGGTGACTGCGCGGGCATGGCCGCCGACCTCTTCGAGTCCTACGCCGTCACGCTCGTCGCCGCGCTCATCCTCGGGACCGCCGCGTTCGGCGACTCCGGACTCGCCTTCCCTCTGATGGTTCCGGCGATCGGTGTCGTCACCGCGATGATCGGGATCTTCGCGGTCGCCCCGCGCCGCACCGACCGCAGCGGGATGACCGCGATCAACCGCGGCTTCTTCATCTCCGCGGTGATCTCGCTCGCCCTGGTGGCCGTCGCCGCCTTCGCCTATCTGCCGTCCTCGTACGCCGAACTGGACGGGGTCACCGACGAGGCGATCACCGGGCACGGTGGCGACCCGAGGATCTTCGCCCTGGTCGCGGTCGCCATCGGCATCGTGCTGGCCGCGCTCATCCAGCAGCTCACCGGCTACTTCACCGAGACCAACCGCCGCCCCGTCCAGGACATCGGGAAGTCCTCGCTGACCGGACCGGCCACCGTGGTGCTCGCGGGCATCTCCATCGGCCTGGAGTCGGCCGTCTACACCGCGCTCCTGATCAGCCTCGGCGTCTACGGGGCGTTCCTGCTGGGCGGTACGTCGATCATGCTGGCGCTCTTCGCGGTGGCCCTCGCCGGGACCGGGCTCCTCACCACCGTCGGGGTCATCGTCGCCATGGACACCTTCGGTCCGGTCTCCGACAACGCCCAGGGCATCGCCGAGATGTCCGGGGACGTCACCGGGGCCGGGGCGCAGGTGCTCACCGACCTGGACGCGGTGGGCAACACGACCAAGGCCATCACCAAGGGCATCGCCATCGCCACCGCCGTCCTCGCCGCGGCCGCGCTCTTCGGCTCCTACCGCGATGCCATCGCCACGGCCGTCGCGGAGGTCGGGGCCGGAGCGGGCGAGCTGGGGCTGAGCCTGGACATCTCGCAGCCCAACAACCTCGTCGGCCTGGTCCTGGGCGCCGCGGTCGTCTTCCTGTTCTCCGGGCTCGCCATCAACGCCGTCTCCCGGTCCGCCGGGTCCGTGGTCTACGAGGTCCGGCGGCAGTTCCGCGAGCACCCCGGGATCATGGACTACTCGGAGAAGCCGGAGTACGGGCGCGTCGTCGACATCTGCACCCGGGACGCCCTGCGCGAGCTGGCCACGCCCGGACTGCTCGCGGTGCTGGCGCCGATCGCGGTCGGGTTCAGCCTCGGCGTCGGCGCGCTCGGCTCGTACCTCGCGGGCGCCATCGGCACAGGGACGCTGATGGCGGTGTTCCTCGCCAACTCCGGCGGCGCCTGGGACAACGCCAAGAAGCTCGTCGAGGACGGTCACCACGGCGGCAAGGGCAGTGAGGCCCACGCCGCGACCGTCATCGGCGACACGGTCGGCGACCCGTTCAAGGACACGGCGGGCCCGGCGATCAACCCGCTCCTCAAGGTGATGAACCTGGTCGCCCTGCTCATCGCTCCGGCGATCGTGCAGTTCAGCTACGGAGTGGACGCGAGTCCCTGGGTGCGGGCGCTGGTGGCCGTCGTCGCCATCGTGATCATCGTCGGGGCGGTCTACGTCTCCAAGCGGCGAGGCATCGCAGTGGGTGACGGCGAGGCTCCGGGCGATGGCGGCCCCTCGGTCCCGGCCCCGGACCCCGCGGCGGCCCCGTGA
- a CDS encoding TadE family type IV pilus minor pilin — protein sequence MCDRSVVRSLICSRRRDRGAVTAEAAVVIPVLVAFAMALLWALVAASDQIRCVDAARAGARAAARSEPEAAVLAAARDAAPGGARVEVARAGDLWRVRVEAPTPGPGALALTLRAEAAALAEDTVGSAGP from the coding sequence ATGTGCGACAGGAGCGTGGTTCGGAGCCTGATCTGCTCCAGGCGCCGGGATCGTGGGGCGGTGACCGCCGAGGCGGCCGTGGTGATCCCGGTGCTGGTGGCCTTCGCCATGGCGCTGCTCTGGGCGCTGGTGGCGGCCTCGGACCAGATCCGGTGCGTGGACGCGGCGCGGGCGGGGGCGCGGGCCGCGGCACGTTCGGAGCCGGAGGCGGCGGTGCTGGCAGCCGCGCGGGACGCTGCGCCCGGCGGAGCCCGCGTCGAGGTGGCGAGGGCGGGGGACCTGTGGCGCGTCCGGGTGGAGGCGCCGACCCCGGGCCCGGGCGCGTTGGCTCTCACGCTGCGTGCCGAGGCGGCAGCCCTGGCCGAGGACACGGTGGGGAGCGCTGGGCCATGA